One region of Epilithonimonas zeae genomic DNA includes:
- a CDS encoding glycosyltransferase: protein MKHLVIIGLVIPEPASTAAGHRMMQLIQLFSEVNYKITFLTASNNIEFSEKIEIQKIEINNESFDEKIKKLNPDIVLFDRYVTEEQFGWRVSENCPNALKIIDTEDLHFLREARRKAFFEKREVSNDDLVNDVFKREIASILRCDLSLIISEFEYQLLTEKFKINPDILFYIPFLTEKIEKNKTAFQERQHFVSVGNFLHEPNWQTVLKLKSIWKSIRKQLPEAEIHIYGAYASDKVYQLHNDKEGFVVKGRADDVKSLFNEYKVLLAPIPFGAGLKGKLWESMKFGLPNVTSSIGAEAMHKDLPWNGFIEDSDEKFTEKAIELYQNESVWKQANENAFEILNEVFDKKLYVNQFWEKISKIENHLENHRTENYLGKILQHHQLNSTKYMSRWIEEKNKK from the coding sequence GTGAAACACCTTGTCATTATTGGTCTCGTTATTCCGGAGCCGGCTTCTACTGCAGCAGGTCACAGAATGATGCAGCTCATCCAACTATTCTCGGAAGTTAATTATAAAATCACGTTTCTGACGGCTTCCAATAACATCGAATTTTCAGAAAAAATCGAAATCCAAAAAATCGAAATCAATAACGAAAGTTTTGATGAAAAAATAAAAAAACTCAATCCTGACATTGTGCTTTTTGACCGTTATGTGACCGAAGAACAATTTGGCTGGCGCGTTTCTGAAAATTGTCCCAATGCTTTGAAAATCATTGATACTGAAGATTTGCATTTCCTTAGAGAAGCTAGACGGAAAGCTTTTTTTGAGAAAAGGGAAGTTAGTAATGATGATCTTGTTAATGATGTTTTCAAGAGAGAAATCGCTTCGATTTTGCGTTGTGATTTGTCATTGATTATTTCGGAATTTGAATATCAATTGCTGACAGAGAAGTTTAAAATCAATCCTGATATTCTGTTTTACATTCCGTTTTTGACTGAAAAGATTGAGAAAAACAAGACTGCTTTTCAAGAAAGACAACATTTTGTAAGTGTCGGGAATTTCCTCCACGAACCGAATTGGCAAACGGTTCTGAAACTGAAATCCATTTGGAAATCAATCCGAAAACAACTTCCGGAAGCTGAAATTCATATTTATGGTGCCTATGCTTCTGATAAAGTTTATCAACTGCATAATGATAAAGAAGGTTTTGTGGTAAAAGGAAGAGCGGACGATGTTAAATCACTTTTTAATGAATACAAAGTTTTGTTGGCTCCGATTCCGTTTGGGGCAGGTTTGAAAGGTAAACTTTGGGAAAGTATGAAATTTGGTTTGCCGAATGTTACAAGTTCTATTGGTGCAGAAGCAATGCACAAAGATTTGCCTTGGAATGGTTTTATCGAGGATTCTGACGAGAAATTTACAGAAAAGGCAATTGAGTTGTATCAAAATGAATCGGTTTGGAAGCAAGCTAATGAAAATGCTTTTGAGATTTTGAATGAAGTTTTTGATAAGAAGTTATATGTTAATCAGTTTTGGGAAAAAATTTCTAAAATTGAGAATCATCTGGAAAATCATCGGACAGAAAATTATCTCGGAAAAATCCTACAACATCATCAGTTGAATTCGACAAAATATATGAGTCGGTGGATTGAGGAGAAAAACAAGAAGTAA
- a CDS encoding GMP reductase: MRIENEIKLGFKDVMFRPKRSTLKSRSEVTIEREFTFLHTQKKWSGVPLIAANMDTVGTFEMAEALYKDKIITAIHKHYSVQEWSDFLKDKTDDFYQYIALSTGTGKADEEKIKTILDANPKIQFLCIDVANGYSEHFVEFVKKARQNFSDKIIIAGNVVTGEMVEELILAGADIIKVGIGPGSVCTTRVKTGVGYPQLSAIIECADAAHGLGGQIIGDGGCKVPGDVAKAFGGGSDFVMLGGMFAGHDESGGELITENGKTFRLFYGMSSQTAMDKHSGGVAEYRASEGKTVKVPYKGPVAETVKDILGGVRSTCTYVGASKLKELSKRTTFIRVQEQENQVFNG, from the coding sequence ATGCGAATAGAAAACGAAATCAAGTTAGGGTTCAAAGATGTGATGTTTCGTCCGAAGCGTTCCACACTCAAATCCCGTTCAGAAGTGACAATAGAAAGAGAATTCACTTTTCTACATACTCAGAAAAAATGGAGTGGCGTTCCGTTGATAGCAGCCAATATGGATACGGTCGGAACTTTCGAAATGGCGGAAGCACTTTATAAAGACAAAATCATTACAGCCATTCATAAGCATTATTCTGTACAGGAATGGTCTGATTTTCTGAAAGATAAAACCGATGACTTCTACCAATACATTGCCTTGAGTACGGGAACCGGAAAAGCGGATGAAGAGAAAATCAAAACAATTCTGGATGCCAATCCTAAAATCCAGTTTTTGTGTATTGATGTGGCTAATGGTTATTCGGAACATTTTGTAGAGTTCGTGAAAAAAGCACGTCAGAATTTTTCTGATAAAATCATTATAGCAGGAAATGTTGTAACCGGCGAAATGGTGGAAGAATTGATTTTGGCCGGAGCTGACATCATCAAAGTTGGAATTGGCCCGGGTTCCGTTTGTACAACCCGTGTAAAAACAGGAGTCGGTTATCCTCAACTTTCAGCCATTATCGAATGTGCTGATGCAGCACACGGTTTGGGCGGCCAAATCATCGGTGACGGTGGTTGTAAAGTACCTGGAGACGTTGCAAAAGCATTTGGCGGCGGTTCAGATTTCGTAATGTTAGGAGGAATGTTCGCCGGACACGACGAAAGTGGCGGTGAACTCATCACAGAAAACGGAAAAACCTTCCGATTATTCTACGGAATGAGTTCTCAAACAGCAATGGATAAACATTCCGGAGGTGTTGCAGAATATCGTGCTTCCGAAGGAAAAACGGTTAAAGTTCCTTACAAAGGTCCGGTTGCAGAAACGGTAAAAGATATTTTAGGAGGCGTTCGTTCGACTTGTACTTATGTTGGTGCTTCGAAGTTGAAAGAATTGTCTAAAAGAACAACTTTTATACGTGTTCAAGAACAGGAAAATCAAGTTTTTAACGGATAA
- a CDS encoding DUF1835 domain-containing protein: MENIFHITNGDYLAEELKKTSIEGELIVCREALVSGNLKADSLEEFWEARAKSVSQDYNVSKESYYEKSVSEFEKILNIPEGSEVNLWFEDDLFCQVNLWFCISLLSNRNDLKIYRGFPKINNHWKGFSDSDNSDLEESLKSRVLFNKNDIELTLNLWKAYQNNDIDSLKQLSDNQSNCFHFLKEVTDAYIHIKPENFIRNQIENGLKDFDSVFKKFQEELGIFGFGDMQVKKFYEKVLSEK; encoded by the coding sequence TTGGAAAATATCTTTCACATAACCAATGGCGATTATCTCGCTGAAGAATTGAAGAAAACTTCAATTGAAGGTGAACTTATTGTTTGTCGAGAAGCTTTGGTTTCTGGGAATTTGAAAGCTGATTCATTAGAAGAATTTTGGGAAGCAAGAGCCAAATCAGTTTCTCAGGATTACAATGTTTCCAAGGAAAGTTACTATGAAAAATCCGTTTCGGAATTTGAAAAAATTCTGAATATTCCTGAAGGTTCCGAAGTTAATCTTTGGTTTGAAGATGATTTGTTTTGTCAGGTCAATTTGTGGTTTTGTATTTCATTGCTTTCAAATAGAAATGATTTAAAAATCTATCGGGGTTTTCCGAAAATAAACAATCATTGGAAAGGCTTTTCAGATTCTGATAATTCGGATTTAGAAGAGTCATTGAAATCAAGAGTTCTATTTAATAAAAATGATATCGAATTAACTCTGAATCTTTGGAAAGCCTATCAAAATAATGACATAGATTCTTTGAAACAATTATCTGATAATCAATCAAATTGCTTCCATTTTTTGAAGGAAGTTACTGATGCTTATATCCACATAAAGCCAGAAAATTTCATTAGGAATCAAATCGAAAACGGCTTGAAAGATTTTGATTCGGTTTTTAAAAAATTTCAGGAAGAATTAGGGATTTTTGGTTTTGGAGATATGCAGGTCAAGAAGTTTTATGAAAAAGTTCTAAGCGAGAAATAA
- a CDS encoding nucleosidase, with product MTINRKNYSNILLVFALESEAANEFENYNKVFVGIGKVKATYNLTKAIQEVKPDLIVNLGTAGSTTFDRGSVVNCCRFIQRDMDVRALGFRKFETPFSNEPILLEYGLIIENLPNGICGSGDQFEMEHINPEYNVIDMEAFALAKVAEQEGIDFLCLKYISDGADGNAADDWSEEVKKASIALRRELDNL from the coding sequence ATGACAATCAACAGAAAGAATTATAGCAATATTTTATTGGTTTTTGCTTTGGAATCCGAAGCAGCAAATGAATTTGAAAATTACAATAAAGTCTTTGTAGGAATAGGAAAAGTTAAAGCGACTTATAATCTGACAAAAGCTATTCAGGAAGTGAAGCCGGATTTGATTGTCAATCTGGGAACTGCCGGAAGTACAACTTTTGACAGAGGAAGCGTTGTGAATTGCTGTCGTTTTATTCAGAGAGATATGGATGTCAGAGCTTTAGGTTTTCGGAAATTTGAAACACCATTTTCCAATGAACCAATTCTCCTGGAATATGGATTAATTATAGAAAATCTCCCTAATGGGATATGCGGTTCCGGAGACCAATTCGAAATGGAACATATCAATCCTGAATATAATGTCATCGATATGGAAGCTTTTGCATTGGCGAAAGTTGCAGAGCAGGAAGGAATCGATTTTCTATGCCTGAAATATATTTCTGACGGTGCAGACGGAAATGCCGCCGATGATTGGTCAGAAGAAGTTAAAAAAGCTTCGATTGCATTGAGAAGGGAACTAGATAATCTTTAA
- the fabG gene encoding 3-oxoacyl-[acyl-carrier-protein] reductase: MGLLQGKVAIITGATRGIGRGIAEVFAKEGAKIAFTYAGSVEKAKELESELSKITEIKGYQSDASDYDAAQKLVEDVLAEFGTIDILVNNAGITRDNLMLRMSKDDWDTIIKVNLDSVFNLTKAVIKPMMKAKSGSIINMTSVVGVKGNAGQANYAASKAGAIGFTKSIALELGSRNIRCNAIAPGFIETEMTAALDEKTVQGWRDGIPMKRGGQPTDVANACVFFASELSSYVTGQVLNVDGGMLT, from the coding sequence ATGGGATTACTACAAGGTAAAGTTGCAATCATCACTGGTGCAACGCGTGGAATCGGTAGAGGAATTGCGGAAGTTTTTGCCAAAGAAGGTGCGAAAATCGCATTCACATATGCCGGTTCTGTGGAAAAAGCTAAAGAACTGGAATCGGAATTAAGCAAAATAACAGAAATCAAAGGATATCAGTCAGATGCTTCGGATTACGACGCTGCTCAAAAATTAGTTGAGGATGTGTTGGCAGAATTCGGAACAATTGATATTTTGGTAAATAATGCAGGAATCACCAGAGATAATTTGATGTTGAGAATGTCAAAAGACGACTGGGATACGATTATCAAAGTTAATTTGGATTCTGTTTTCAACTTGACAAAAGCGGTTATCAAACCAATGATGAAAGCAAAATCCGGTTCCATAATCAATATGACTTCGGTTGTAGGTGTAAAAGGAAATGCTGGACAAGCCAATTACGCAGCTTCTAAAGCCGGAGCAATTGGGTTTACTAAATCTATCGCTTTGGAATTAGGTTCCAGAAACATCCGTTGCAATGCTATCGCTCCAGGTTTCATCGAAACTGAAATGACAGCTGCTCTTGACGAAAAAACAGTTCAAGGCTGGAGAGACGGAATCCCAATGAAAAGAGGTGGACAACCTACAGATGTTGCCAATGCGTGCGTTTTCTTCGCAAGTGAATTATCTTCTTACGTTACAGGTCAGGTTCTGAATGTTGACGGCGGAATGTTGACTTAA
- a CDS encoding XAC2610-related protein, translated as MNFLKLIFLFFPAFFFTQVSYEGKIGNYPIEMVLNIDREFADGIYIYSKFNEPISIKGIIENGHLILFELDGDTRKAKFYFDNFKDGKEEYLGTWTNLKTEVQLNVYLKKKANQKSFLQSESTKQFYFRGTEENEENYLLIIDKKSNQIFQKMKMEECGFNSIYNVSVGDYNFDGYEDFSSCVQSYAGPNTSKTYFLFDNKKNEFFASDFSGTSLEFDEKNKLITETNQCCAGASIVKNIYKVKQNKMVLTKEHCYKWSEKLQKHIEKKPKDCQ; from the coding sequence ATGAATTTTCTTAAACTCATATTTCTGTTTTTTCCAGCTTTTTTCTTCACTCAAGTCAGTTATGAAGGAAAAATTGGTAATTACCCAATTGAGATGGTTCTTAATATTGATAGAGAATTTGCTGATGGAATTTATATTTATTCAAAATTCAATGAGCCAATTTCTATTAAAGGAATTATTGAGAATGGACATTTAATATTGTTTGAATTGGATGGAGATACGAGGAAGGCAAAATTCTATTTTGATAACTTTAAAGATGGAAAAGAAGAATACCTGGGAACTTGGACAAATCTCAAAACAGAAGTTCAATTGAATGTCTATTTAAAGAAAAAAGCAAATCAAAAATCATTTTTACAATCAGAAAGTACTAAACAATTTTATTTTAGAGGAACTGAAGAAAATGAAGAGAATTATCTTTTAATTATCGATAAAAAAAGCAATCAAATTTTTCAGAAAATGAAAATGGAAGAATGTGGATTTAATAGTATCTATAATGTTTCGGTTGGAGATTATAATTTTGATGGTTACGAAGATTTTTCCAGCTGTGTGCAATCTTACGCCGGTCCAAATACTTCAAAAACCTATTTTTTGTTTGATAATAAAAAGAATGAATTTTTTGCAAGTGATTTTTCTGGAACTTCTTTGGAATTTGATGAAAAAAATAAATTGATTACAGAAACCAATCAGTGTTGTGCAGGAGCATCGATTGTTAAAAATATCTATAAAGTAAAGCAGAATAAAATGGTTTTAACAAAAGAACATTGCTATAAGTGGAGCGAAAAACTTCAAAAGCATATTGAGAAAAAACCAAAGGATTGTCAATAA
- the rsmI gene encoding 16S rRNA (cytidine(1402)-2'-O)-methyltransferase: MSGILYFVPTPVGNLEDMTFRAVKVLKEVDYILCEDTRTSGVLLKHYEISKPLKSYHLHNEHQATQKVIDDLKNGQNIAIITDAGTPGISDPGYLLAKACADENLEMICLPGATALIPALVVSGLPNNEFLFAGFLPQKKGRQTKLKQLAEEKKTIVLYESPHKINTTLEQIKEFFGEETRASLSREISKKFEETKRGTINELIEFSKSKTLKGEIVLIVNNSI; this comes from the coding sequence ATGAGTGGCATTCTTTATTTTGTTCCGACACCCGTTGGAAATCTGGAAGATATGACTTTCCGGGCTGTGAAAGTTCTGAAAGAAGTGGACTATATTTTGTGTGAAGACACCCGAACATCTGGCGTCCTTCTTAAACATTACGAAATATCCAAACCTTTGAAATCCTATCATTTACATAACGAACATCAAGCCACACAAAAAGTAATTGATGACCTCAAGAATGGTCAAAACATTGCCATCATTACAGATGCAGGAACTCCAGGAATTTCGGACCCAGGTTATCTTTTGGCAAAAGCTTGCGCGGATGAAAATTTGGAAATGATTTGTCTTCCTGGCGCAACAGCTTTGATTCCAGCGCTTGTGGTTTCCGGATTGCCGAATAATGAGTTTCTTTTTGCTGGATTTCTTCCTCAAAAAAAAGGAAGACAAACCAAACTAAAACAATTGGCTGAAGAGAAAAAGACAATCGTTCTTTACGAAAGCCCACATAAAATCAATACAACACTTGAGCAAATCAAAGAATTCTTTGGGGAAGAAACTAGAGCAAGTTTGAGTCGAGAAATTTCAAAAAAATTTGAAGAAACTAAACGAGGGACAATCAATGAGTTAATTGAATTCTCGAAAAGCAAAACTTTAAAAGGCGAAATTGTTCTAATCGTGAATAATTCAATCTAA
- a CDS encoding thymidine kinase, whose translation MFLENTINHSKQSGWMEVICGSMFSGKTEELIRRLRRAEMAGQNVEIFKPRIDTRYSEEDVVSHNQTKIRSTAVESPSEILLLGSNCDVVAIDEAQFFDESIVDVANQLANNGIRVVIAGLDMDFLGRPFGPMPNLMATAEYVTKVHAICRRTGNLANYSMRTSAGKELVELGETEAYDAVSRRIFVEEVLKIKED comes from the coding sequence ATGTTTTTAGAAAATACAATTAATCATTCCAAACAAAGCGGTTGGATGGAAGTTATCTGCGGTTCTATGTTCTCCGGAAAGACGGAAGAACTCATCAGAAGACTCCGTCGTGCGGAAATGGCTGGCCAGAATGTGGAGATTTTCAAACCAAGAATCGATACACGTTATTCTGAGGAAGATGTGGTTTCTCACAACCAAACCAAAATCCGAAGTACAGCTGTGGAAAGCCCTTCCGAGATTCTTTTATTGGGTTCTAATTGTGATGTAGTAGCGATAGATGAAGCCCAGTTTTTTGATGAAAGCATTGTGGATGTTGCCAATCAATTAGCAAATAATGGAATCCGGGTTGTGATTGCCGGTTTGGATATGGATTTTCTCGGTCGTCCGTTTGGGCCAATGCCAAATCTGATGGCAACTGCAGAATATGTGACCAAAGTTCACGCAATTTGCCGAAGAACAGGAAATCTTGCCAACTATTCTATGCGAACTTCTGCAGGAAAAGAATTGGTAGAGCTTGGAGAAACCGAAGCTTACGACGCTGTGAGTAGAAGAATTTTTGTGGAGGAAGTTTTAAAGATTAAAGAAGATTAA
- a CDS encoding type II toxin-antitoxin system RelE/ParE family toxin: MNIFWTNKAKSDLEKLEDFLIENWGFDVLDDFYEILERKIYILETEKLIHQKYEDTDFHKLLITKHNTIIYQIVDNQINILNMINNFRNPDSNYETITEK, encoded by the coding sequence ATGAATATCTTTTGGACAAATAAAGCAAAGTCTGATTTAGAAAAACTTGAGGATTTTCTGATAGAAAATTGGGGTTTTGATGTTCTGGATGATTTTTATGAAATATTGGAGCGAAAGATTTACATATTGGAAACGGAAAAATTAATTCATCAGAAATACGAGGATACTGATTTTCATAAACTTCTGATTACTAAACATAATACAATTATCTACCAAATAGTTGATAATCAAATCAATATTTTGAATATGATAAACAATTTCAGAAATCCTGATTCTAATTACGAAACAATTACAGAGAAGTGA
- a CDS encoding bifunctional UDP-N-acetylmuramoyl-tripeptide:D-alanyl-D-alanine ligase/alanine racemase: MNYTLKQICDITNSQLVGNQDIKIKNIAFDSRTIYSTKHTAFLAINTQKNSGQKYIENVIEKGIDTIITEHQIDNSSINQIITKNSVEFLQALAKYHFEHSDINSIGITGSNGKTILKEWLYQCLSNEFVTVKSPKSFNSQIGLPLSLLQIDKKHELGIFEVGISKPDEMEKQENVFHPKIGLLTHIGTAHSANFSSEEELIQEKLKLFKHSEIIFYNSDNELTHKLINQLYSSKNLISYGLKNNNDITIVSDVNDRIQDIKIKYFEEEFSLPINQRDEATLTNVLALIGILKELKLSNLQIKEKIDALKAIEMRLESIEGIRNNLIINDSYNLDLDSLKIAFQFIGEYNKPKKSLILTDILDSNENSEVLYSEVSELVNEQKFDKVFLIGEEISSFYKLFSSETFTFNNTNQFIDSKVINDLENQVILLKGARKFEIEKIKEILELRKHDTVLEINLNAILHNINFHKSLLKPETKMMAMVKANAYGLGSYEISEFLQHHHIDYLGVAFADEGVELRKKGITTPIIVMNPEQHSYDSVIEYNLEPEIYSLRVLELFNEQLIKSGNQQKYPIHIKLETGMHRLGFKDFELDELTEKLNSMNVKVQSIFSHLSSSDIPEEKEFTLNQLKTFEKNSSYLIDKLGYQPIRHILNSSGITNYTDYQYDMVRIGIGMIGETSNPEIKKQLQHSVSFKTVISQISDIKTGESVGYSRRFKAEEDTKIATIPVGYADGIPRLIGNKVGNIGINNQLCPIVGSICMDMMMIDVDNVNAKEGDSVTIFNSNPSLEEFAKYCGTITYEVLTSISPRVKRIYIKN; encoded by the coding sequence GTGAATTACACTTTAAAACAGATTTGCGATATCACTAATTCGCAATTGGTTGGAAATCAAGATATCAAAATCAAAAATATTGCTTTTGACAGCAGGACTATTTATTCTACAAAGCATACTGCATTTCTTGCTATCAATACCCAAAAGAATTCTGGGCAGAAATATATAGAGAATGTTATAGAAAAAGGAATTGATACGATTATCACTGAACATCAAATTGACAATTCTTCTATCAATCAAATCATTACAAAAAATTCGGTTGAATTTTTACAGGCTCTTGCCAAATATCATTTTGAACATTCTGACATCAATTCGATTGGCATTACTGGAAGCAATGGAAAAACAATTCTGAAAGAATGGCTGTATCAATGTCTTTCTAATGAGTTTGTAACGGTTAAAAGCCCGAAAAGTTTTAATTCTCAAATTGGTTTGCCCCTGTCACTATTGCAAATCGATAAAAAACACGAATTAGGAATTTTCGAAGTTGGGATTTCCAAGCCTGACGAAATGGAAAAACAGGAAAATGTTTTCCACCCGAAGATTGGATTATTGACGCATATTGGAACTGCTCACTCAGCTAATTTCAGTTCCGAGGAAGAATTAATTCAAGAAAAATTAAAACTGTTCAAACATTCAGAAATTATATTTTATAATTCTGATAACGAATTGACACACAAATTAATTAATCAATTATATTCAAGTAAAAATTTAATATCTTACGGATTAAAGAATAATAATGACATCACGATAGTTTCTGATGTTAATGACCGAATTCAGGATATTAAAATCAAATATTTCGAAGAAGAATTCTCACTTCCAATCAATCAAAGAGATGAGGCAACATTAACTAATGTATTGGCTTTGATAGGAATTTTGAAAGAGTTGAAGCTATCAAATCTTCAGATTAAAGAAAAAATCGATGCGCTCAAAGCGATTGAAATGCGTCTGGAAAGCATTGAAGGCATTAGAAATAATCTGATTATCAATGATTCTTATAATTTGGATTTGGATTCTTTGAAAATTGCTTTTCAATTTATCGGCGAATACAACAAACCAAAAAAATCTCTGATTCTTACAGATATTTTGGATTCTAACGAGAATTCCGAAGTGTTATATTCCGAAGTGTCTGAATTGGTAAATGAACAAAAATTCGATAAAGTTTTTCTAATTGGAGAGGAAATAAGCTCATTTTATAAACTATTTAGTTCCGAAACCTTTACTTTTAATAATACCAACCAATTTATTGATAGTAAAGTCATTAACGATTTAGAAAATCAGGTTATTCTTCTGAAAGGTGCAAGAAAATTCGAGATTGAAAAAATCAAGGAAATTCTTGAGCTCAGAAAACACGATACAGTTTTGGAAATCAATCTGAATGCCATTCTTCATAACATTAATTTTCATAAATCATTATTAAAACCCGAAACCAAAATGATGGCGATGGTAAAAGCCAATGCTTATGGATTGGGAAGTTACGAGATTTCGGAATTTCTGCAGCATCATCATATTGATTATCTAGGGGTCGCGTTTGCTGACGAAGGTGTTGAATTAAGAAAAAAAGGAATCACAACTCCGATTATTGTTATGAATCCTGAACAACACAGTTACGACAGCGTTATCGAATATAACCTGGAGCCAGAAATCTACAGTCTTCGGGTTTTAGAATTATTCAATGAGCAATTAATAAAATCAGGAAATCAGCAGAAATATCCGATTCATATCAAATTAGAAACAGGAATGCATCGCCTTGGTTTTAAGGATTTTGAATTAGATGAATTAACTGAAAAATTAAATTCTATGAATGTCAAAGTTCAAAGTATTTTCAGTCATTTATCTTCTTCTGATATACCGGAAGAAAAAGAATTTACATTGAATCAATTAAAAACTTTTGAAAAGAATTCTAGTTATTTGATTGATAAATTAGGCTATCAGCCAATCAGGCATATTTTAAATTCTTCAGGAATAACTAATTACACTGATTATCAATACGATATGGTAAGGATAGGTATTGGAATGATTGGAGAAACTTCAAATCCTGAAATTAAAAAACAGCTTCAGCATTCAGTCAGTTTTAAAACCGTTATTTCTCAAATTTCTGATATAAAAACTGGAGAATCTGTTGGTTATAGCAGAAGATTCAAAGCGGAAGAAGATACAAAGATTGCCACTATTCCTGTTGGTTATGCGGACGGAATTCCGAGATTGATTGGAAACAAGGTCGGGAATATTGGTATCAACAATCAACTTTGCCCAATTGTCGGAAGCATCTGTATGGATATGATGATGATTGATGTAGATAATGTAAATGCAAAAGAAGGCGATTCCGTAACAATTTTTAATTCTAATCCGTCATTAGAAGAATTTGCAAAATATTGTGGCACCATTACTTATGAAGTATTAACTTCTATTTCTCCAAGAGTCAAAAGAATCTATATAAAAAATTAA